In one window of Pueribacillus theae DNA:
- a CDS encoding sodium/proline symporter yields the protein MSIVILIELIIYFVAMLLIGVYFSRKELGYDDYHLGGNKLSGWVLAFSERSTEASAWLLLGATGFAFSTGLSSIWLFIGMLGGIIVSWLFLAKKFMEERIKYNVLTLPDYLSARFPKHGNLIRAIGALIIIPFFTFYVGAQFGGAGNTLEQTMGIQSLTGILVIAAVVIIYACLGGFLSVVWTDAIQAILMVLTLVVLPIVALFKIGVEDLSIIDALVQAGNGVNSWTGGVTGFAVGILIYTNLSWAFGFLGGQPHISARFMALRSEKDVKTGRNVAITWGVLAYGGSFLIGITGITLYGSGNVENVEMILPIMLTDLLPVWLVGILLSGILAAIMSTASSQLLVVTSSISEDVLHKIMGLKLTEKQFVVISRITVIIVGIIGLIFGLMSKSLIYVVVGWAWAGVGNSFGAAVLLTFFWKRVSGAGIIAALLTGSISTIIWISTPLEDIFTSRGATLVLALLAGVIISLAIPDKKDFSTEKEEGIKTI from the coding sequence AACTCATTATTTACTTTGTGGCAATGCTATTAATTGGAGTCTATTTTAGTCGAAAAGAGTTAGGATATGATGATTATCATCTGGGTGGTAACAAACTTTCAGGTTGGGTTTTGGCTTTTTCTGAAAGATCTACTGAGGCGTCTGCATGGTTACTACTGGGAGCTACAGGTTTTGCTTTTTCGACTGGACTTTCTAGTATATGGTTGTTTATCGGGATGTTAGGTGGAATCATCGTCTCTTGGTTATTTTTAGCTAAAAAATTTATGGAAGAGAGAATAAAATATAATGTTCTGACGCTACCTGATTATTTATCTGCTAGATTCCCCAAACACGGAAATTTAATCAGGGCAATAGGAGCATTAATCATTATTCCTTTCTTTACCTTCTACGTTGGTGCCCAATTTGGAGGAGCAGGTAATACTTTAGAGCAAACAATGGGGATTCAGTCTTTAACGGGCATTCTTGTAATAGCAGCCGTAGTAATTATATATGCATGTTTGGGTGGCTTCTTATCTGTTGTTTGGACAGACGCCATTCAAGCCATTTTAATGGTACTTACACTCGTTGTTTTGCCGATTGTTGCGTTGTTCAAAATTGGAGTAGAGGATCTATCCATTATTGATGCACTTGTTCAAGCTGGAAATGGAGTGAATTCTTGGACAGGGGGTGTAACAGGATTTGCTGTCGGAATCCTCATCTATACAAATCTATCATGGGCTTTTGGTTTTTTGGGGGGACAACCGCATATAAGTGCAAGATTTATGGCGTTAAGAAGTGAAAAAGATGTGAAAACAGGTAGAAATGTTGCGATTACTTGGGGCGTATTGGCATATGGTGGTTCATTTTTAATTGGGATAACAGGGATAACATTATACGGTTCTGGAAATGTTGAGAATGTTGAAATGATCTTACCAATTATGCTCACTGATTTACTTCCAGTATGGTTAGTTGGAATCTTACTTTCAGGTATTCTTGCAGCCATTATGTCAACAGCCTCTTCACAATTATTAGTCGTTACTAGTTCTATAAGTGAAGACGTTTTACACAAAATTATGGGTCTGAAATTGACTGAAAAACAATTTGTCGTGATTTCACGTATTACTGTGATAATTGTTGGAATCATTGGTCTAATATTCGGGCTTATGTCTAAATCCTTAATTTATGTTGTTGTTGGATGGGCGTGGGCAGGAGTTGGAAATAGCTTTGGTGCTGCAGTTCTTTTAACCTTCTTTTGGAAACGGGTATCCGGTGCCGGAATCATTGCTGCACTTCTAACAGGCTCTATTAGTACGATAATATGGATTAGTACGCCTCTCGAAGATATCTTTACTTCCCGTGGAGCAACATTAGTTCTTGCATTATTAGCAGGTGTTATTATAAGTTTGGCTATTCCAGACAAAAAGGACTTTTCAACGGAAAAAGAGGAAGGAATAAAAACAATATAA